A portion of the Adhaeribacter radiodurans genome contains these proteins:
- a CDS encoding DUF1501 domain-containing protein produces MKTKWDRREFLKTASAATLSALAAGAPLSGLLTSCSRDKNQKVLESEAVKNKIAQSKADTVILLWMAGGMAHTDTFDPKRYTPYEKGMDSNRVLSTFKSVPTVLDDIHFSEGLESIGKVIDKGTLIRSYVAADLGFILHSRHQYHWHTCYEPPQSVAAPHLGAWIAKELGPKNPVIPAFIDIGQRLTLGEGEELKAFHTSGFLGNEFGPFMIEDPTSGLDSVKPPVGMSYKRFERRNQLYNELISQSAFGEFGSDYQKESLKRAMEQSYMLLNSPEAKAFDLSTEPKEVYNIYNTGKFGLGCLLARRLTEKGARFISVTTEYVPFLGWDTHENGHTRAADMKKQIDGPVAQLIKDLDKTGHLDRTIVILASEFSRDMMLEGRPGAEVKHQVEQPTIINDIKNYGMHRHFTDGCSILMFGGGLKKGNVYGRTADERPCKTVEKPIKIDQIHQTIYHALGIAEDALAIIEERPFYTTPDGLGKPVMELFA; encoded by the coding sequence ATGAAAACCAAGTGGGATAGACGAGAATTTCTGAAAACTGCCAGTGCTGCTACCTTATCAGCCTTAGCTGCCGGGGCACCTTTAAGTGGTTTATTAACTTCTTGCAGCCGGGATAAAAATCAAAAAGTGTTGGAATCAGAAGCGGTTAAAAACAAAATCGCGCAATCGAAAGCAGATACCGTTATATTGTTGTGGATGGCCGGCGGTATGGCCCACACCGACACCTTCGACCCCAAACGATATACCCCATACGAGAAAGGCATGGATTCAAATCGGGTGCTGAGTACTTTTAAATCGGTACCGACTGTTTTAGATGATATTCACTTTTCCGAAGGGTTGGAATCCATTGGGAAAGTAATAGATAAAGGTACTTTAATCCGGTCGTACGTTGCCGCGGATTTAGGTTTTATTCTGCATTCCCGCCATCAGTACCATTGGCACACCTGTTACGAACCGCCTCAATCCGTTGCCGCCCCGCACCTCGGTGCCTGGATTGCGAAAGAACTCGGCCCTAAAAACCCGGTAATTCCGGCTTTTATTGATATTGGGCAACGCTTAACTTTAGGCGAAGGGGAAGAATTAAAAGCTTTTCATACTTCAGGCTTTTTAGGAAATGAATTTGGACCTTTCATGATTGAGGATCCTACCAGCGGTCTGGATAGTGTTAAGCCTCCAGTAGGAATGTCGTATAAAAGATTTGAGCGGCGCAACCAATTATACAACGAGCTAATTAGCCAAAGTGCTTTTGGGGAATTTGGCAGCGATTACCAAAAAGAATCACTGAAAAGAGCCATGGAGCAATCGTATATGCTGCTCAACTCGCCCGAAGCCAAAGCCTTTGATTTAAGCACAGAACCTAAGGAAGTTTATAATATTTATAATACCGGCAAGTTTGGTTTAGGCTGTTTATTGGCGCGCAGACTTACGGAAAAAGGCGCCCGTTTTATTAGCGTAACTACCGAATACGTACCTTTTTTAGGTTGGGACACCCACGAAAACGGTCATACGCGGGCAGCCGATATGAAGAAACAAATTGATGGTCCGGTTGCACAATTAATTAAGGATTTAGACAAAACCGGCCATTTAGATCGAACCATTGTTATTTTGGCTAGTGAGTTTAGCCGCGATATGATGCTGGAAGGGCGGCCAGGAGCGGAAGTAAAGCACCAGGTAGAACAACCCACCATTATTAACGATATTAAAAATTACGGCATGCACCGTCATTTTACCGATGGCTGCTCTATTTTAATGTTTGGTGGCGGTTTAAAGAAAGGCAATGTTTACGGAAGAACGGCTGATGAAAGGCCATGTAAAACCGTAGAAAAACCTATTAAAATTGATCAGATCCATCAAACCATTTACCATGCCTTAGGCATTGCCGAAGACGCGCTCGCGATTATTGAAGAACGTCCATTTTATACTACGCCAGATGGTTTAGGAAAACCAGTTATGGAATTATTTGCTTAA
- a CDS encoding NHL repeat-containing protein, with protein MIDNNSRRNFFKKAGTALVASSVFPNIWIKNIMAQTNVTTLGHNSHRYRVVEGWGVLDAGKNPVNDCHEMVEDAQGRLVLLTNETKNNVLIYDKSGKLLEAWGTSYPGAHGLTLSNEGGQQYLFITDTDRNQVIKTDLKGKEIFKIDYPKENKSYNHSGEFKPTETTVNPNNGDIYVADGYGMNFVTQYNQKGEYIRHFGGKGTANETFDCCHGVLFDNRDSKNPTLLITDRSHMSLKRFTLDGKYLSTIPVPGSFICRPVLKGKNLYAAVYRSTSQEYPNSGYITIFDEKDRVISTPGGTEPKYVKNVLQEQQKDRSFLGFMHPHDVCVDSDENLYVPQWASKKTYPVKLERV; from the coding sequence ATGATTGACAATAACTCCCGACGCAATTTTTTTAAAAAAGCAGGAACAGCATTAGTAGCAAGTTCAGTATTCCCGAACATCTGGATTAAAAATATTATGGCTCAAACCAATGTTACTACCTTGGGCCATAATTCGCACCGTTACCGCGTTGTGGAAGGTTGGGGAGTTTTGGATGCTGGCAAAAATCCGGTAAACGATTGTCACGAAATGGTAGAAGATGCACAGGGCCGGTTAGTATTACTTACAAACGAAACCAAGAATAATGTTTTGATTTACGATAAATCCGGGAAATTACTGGAAGCCTGGGGCACTAGCTACCCTGGAGCACACGGTTTAACTTTAAGCAACGAAGGAGGACAACAATATCTATTTATTACCGATACCGACCGGAACCAGGTAATTAAAACCGATTTAAAAGGGAAAGAAATTTTTAAAATTGATTACCCTAAAGAAAATAAATCTTACAACCATTCCGGTGAATTTAAACCAACCGAAACAACCGTTAACCCGAACAACGGCGATATTTACGTAGCCGATGGTTACGGAATGAATTTTGTTACCCAGTACAACCAAAAAGGCGAATACATTCGGCATTTCGGCGGCAAAGGCACTGCTAACGAAACTTTTGATTGCTGCCACGGAGTGTTGTTTGATAATCGGGATTCTAAAAACCCTACCCTGCTTATCACCGACCGATCGCACATGAGTCTGAAACGATTTACCCTGGATGGAAAATACCTCAGTACCATTCCGGTGCCCGGTTCCTTTATTTGCCGGCCGGTTTTAAAAGGAAAAAATTTATATGCTGCCGTTTACCGCAGTACTTCTCAGGAATATCCAAACTCCGGCTACATTACTATCTTCGACGAAAAAGACAGGGTAATTTCCACGCCTGGTGGAACTGAGCCCAAGTACGTGAAAAATGTATTACAGGAACAGCAAAAAGACCGTTCCTTCCTGGGTTTTATGCATCCACACGACGTTTGCGTAGATTCGGACGAAAACTTGTACGTACCGCAATGGGCATCAAAAAAGACTTATCCTGTAAAACTGGAAAGAGTTTAG